One Spirochaeta africana DSM 8902 genomic window carries:
- a CDS encoding PH domain-containing protein, whose amino-acid sequence MSERLHWYAIVHRSVSATAGIIPFLLIPIFLTSPEDFRPLRLLLALGFLIALLLPALGWNTVWWRRFRYSADSGGIQLTWGIVIRRQRSAALDRIQRVTTTTGPVMRRLGVTSLHIETAGGSEEPEIHLPSVSREEARRLQQLLSPLQQADGDEIYGGETSASEIASGALSDSGLSDGVPAATIGDAVASLSPDRRTAAVADFRLRLRDMIIAGFTSGGALAILGVLIVAYVELRSAVPEEWEHRVLALFPNPVWAAAAILAVLLAISWCIASLLQIEAFWGFHAVRRGGHISIRRGLISERTTELDVSRIHAVTVVEAPLRALLGRATVKLQVAGQSGSMGMDSAKLLPIVPRTEIPAAISALLPEYAVEQPLTPLPPSAFWGYLLRGLPTAVLLAAAGGYFLHPLFWLFPMVALLWAFAAWRDGGMSGVQVLALRRRLWSRRTMILHRRRVQAVEELRSPLQRLLGLASLRVYAAAGSMTVHGLALPTVSRAAAWVYREQG is encoded by the coding sequence ATGTCTGAGCGGCTCCACTGGTATGCGATCGTTCACCGCAGTGTCTCGGCGACTGCCGGGATTATCCCGTTTCTGCTCATCCCGATTTTTCTTACCAGTCCCGAGGATTTTCGCCCGCTGCGACTGCTGCTGGCACTCGGATTCCTGATTGCCCTGCTGCTGCCAGCCCTGGGCTGGAACACGGTGTGGTGGCGCCGATTCCGTTACAGCGCCGACAGCGGCGGGATCCAGCTGACCTGGGGTATTGTAATCCGCCGTCAGCGCAGTGCCGCCCTGGATCGCATCCAGCGGGTCACGACCACGACCGGGCCGGTGATGCGCCGGCTTGGGGTAACCTCGCTGCATATCGAAACTGCCGGCGGCAGCGAGGAGCCGGAGATCCACCTTCCTTCGGTAAGCCGCGAGGAGGCCCGTCGACTGCAGCAGCTGCTGTCCCCGCTGCAGCAGGCAGACGGCGACGAAATATATGGTGGCGAGACATCTGCCAGCGAGATAGCCAGCGGGGCGCTATCCGACAGCGGGTTATCCGACGGGGTGCCCGCGGCGACCATCGGGGATGCTGTCGCCTCACTCAGCCCGGATCGCCGGACCGCGGCGGTGGCTGATTTCCGTTTGCGCCTGCGGGACATGATTATCGCCGGTTTTACCTCCGGTGGAGCGCTGGCGATCCTGGGGGTGCTGATCGTCGCCTACGTCGAGCTGCGCAGTGCGGTGCCCGAGGAGTGGGAGCATCGGGTGCTGGCTTTGTTCCCGAATCCGGTCTGGGCCGCTGCGGCAATCCTGGCAGTGCTGCTGGCAATCTCCTGGTGTATCGCCTCGCTGCTGCAGATCGAGGCCTTCTGGGGGTTTCACGCCGTCAGGAGGGGCGGGCATATCAGTATCCGCCGTGGCCTGATCAGTGAACGTACCACTGAACTGGATGTTTCGCGCATTCATGCGGTAACCGTGGTGGAGGCCCCGCTGCGGGCCCTGCTTGGCCGGGCAACGGTCAAGCTGCAGGTTGCCGGGCAAAGCGGCAGTATGGGTATGGACAGTGCCAAGCTGCTGCCGATTGTGCCGCGCACCGAGATTCCGGCCGCAATCTCGGCGTTGCTGCCGGAATATGCGGTGGAGCAGCCGCTGACACCGCTGCCGCCATCAGCCTTCTGGGGATACCTGCTGCGCGGGCTGCCGACGGCAGTACTGCTCGCCGCGGCAGGCGGCTACTTCCTGCACCCCCTGTTCTGGCTGTTCCCGATGGTGGCGCTGCTGTGGGCCTTCGCGGCCTGGCGCGATGGCGGGATGTCTGGCGTGCAGGTGCTGGCGCTGCGACGGCGCCTGTGGTCCCGGCGTACCATGATACTGCACCGGCGTCGGGTGCAGGCAGTCGAGGAGCTGCGTTCACCCCTGCAGCGGCTGCTGGGGCTGGCCAGTCTGCGGGTTTATGCTGCTGCCGGGAGCATGACCGTACACGGGCTTGCACTGCCGACGGTGTCCCGGGCTGCTGCCTGGGTGTACCGGGAGCAGGGCTGA
- a CDS encoding omptin family outer membrane protease encodes MRNLKHVSVRWLPAAGVVLLMLLSLPTAATELFTPEPARLRLEAYTGISWGRAGEYVYDSETSVPDADLLSQLDWDIDNVIEFGLQGEIELGYGIFTGGGFAALLPGRSGGMTDRDWIPGEQRLDPDDQQSPTHRSDHDNYVLGGYAADLHMGWRYYGNRWLLAPRAGYTQRYITFDARDGSYTYPSSSGEFFGTVISYRQHHRIPYIGVSVAAEPYPRIMLQLDGQYSPLVVVDAVDHHYRREDGGSGGIEFYDYPRGGQFIAGGLRIGIRASDASLFWVEITGELVPEFRGSARAMPTDSGQVFPAGTAGASLRRVRISTGISLFGSLLREAPYQSYNIQDK; translated from the coding sequence GTGAGAAACCTGAAGCATGTATCGGTCCGCTGGCTTCCTGCAGCCGGGGTTGTTCTTTTGATGTTGCTCTCCCTGCCGACAGCTGCCACTGAGCTGTTCACGCCGGAACCGGCACGCCTGCGCCTGGAAGCCTACACCGGCATCAGCTGGGGCCGCGCTGGCGAATATGTCTATGACAGTGAAACATCGGTACCCGATGCAGATCTGCTGAGCCAGCTCGACTGGGATATCGACAATGTGATCGAGTTTGGTCTACAGGGCGAGATCGAGCTTGGCTACGGCATTTTTACCGGGGGCGGCTTTGCCGCTTTACTGCCCGGGCGATCCGGCGGCATGACCGATCGGGACTGGATACCCGGAGAGCAACGGCTGGATCCCGATGATCAGCAGTCCCCTACGCACCGCTCGGATCATGACAACTATGTACTGGGGGGATATGCTGCCGATCTGCATATGGGTTGGCGCTATTACGGCAACCGCTGGCTGCTGGCACCCCGTGCCGGCTATACCCAGCGCTACATAACCTTTGACGCCCGCGACGGCAGCTACACCTACCCGAGCTCCAGCGGTGAGTTCTTTGGTACCGTAATCAGCTACCGGCAACACCATCGCATCCCGTACATCGGGGTAAGTGTAGCAGCAGAGCCCTACCCCCGCATTATGCTGCAGCTGGACGGGCAGTACAGCCCGCTGGTGGTCGTCGATGCGGTCGATCACCATTATCGACGCGAGGATGGGGGAAGCGGCGGTATCGAGTTCTACGACTATCCCCGGGGCGGACAGTTCATCGCCGGCGGATTACGCATTGGTATACGCGCCTCTGATGCCAGCCTTTTCTGGGTAGAGATCACCGGGGAACTGGTGCCGGAGTTTCGCGGTTCCGCCCGCGCCATGCCCACCGACAGCGGGCAGGTGTTTCCGGCCGGCACCGCCGGCGCCTCACTGCGCCGGGTCCGGATCTCGACCGGGATAAGCCTGTTCGGGTCGCTGTTACGAGAGGCTCCCTACCAGTCGTACAATATCCAGGATAAATGA
- a CDS encoding STAS domain-containing protein: MQVERTEGGDRTLVRITGSVGIQDIAELHRELIPALRSGAVCIDTSGVTAADFSLVQLLAAARRDAVRRGVPLDLEQHLGTAVREAAARSGLAHRIDGKAG, encoded by the coding sequence GTGCAGGTTGAGCGAACCGAGGGCGGGGATCGCACCCTGGTAAGGATTACCGGCAGTGTCGGGATCCAGGATATTGCCGAACTGCACCGCGAGCTGATTCCGGCGCTGCGGTCGGGTGCGGTCTGCATCGACACCAGCGGGGTTACCGCTGCAGATTTCTCGCTGGTCCAGCTGCTGGCTGCTGCCCGCAGGGATGCGGTGCGGCGGGGCGTCCCGCTGGATCTGGAGCAGCACCTGGGCACGGCCGTCCGGGAGGCTGCGGCACGCAGCGGACTTGCCCACCGGATCGACGGGAAGGCAGGGTGA
- a CDS encoding chemotaxis protein CheA yields the protein MNVPNTIFIDETTEILAQLEQDVVSLEQSPHDADLLNRMFRGIHTIKGSGGMFGFDYLSEQAHVMENVFDRLRDRELQVTRQIIDLTLQGIDQLKLMLQDPDEHPRTAGWDQLAEGTTGAATSDAPPATPDSTEATFGVYHIYFRPDPQLMMHGARPLLLIQELEELGEVRVTADDAAIPDFESLDPEQCLCSFDILLAGEIPEQDIRDVFMFVEHGAELRIRRIAISQDDPQELPRLGEILQQRTGISDEQMQRILDEQQRYLKLGELAVAKGYVRKEDVDGALQEQRFVREQAARHSQASSSLRIPGAKVDAAVNLVGELVTMQARLSRRAHELQDPLMGSIVEGLELLVADLRQGVMSMRLVPLQDTFLGFRRLVRDLANDTGKALNLELSGGETEMDKLVIDRLKGPLVHLIRNCADHGIEGAEQRAGAGKPVEGTIRIAARYIGSQVEIEIADDGGGVDLERVRRKAVERGILAEGEVLEPGDVLAILAAPGFSTSEQVSSVSGRGVGMDAVQMEVEALSGQLSMDSTEGQGTVFRIRLPLTLAIIDSLLVRVGQEFFTIHLSDVDECFILRDAPQVLGTRKRITSHNGAALPYIDLRQHLGLPGTTPQIANVVVSAAAGQPVGIVVDQIVGQSQAVIKPLSGAVHTAPEISGSTILGDGGISFILDIVRLVGSLS from the coding sequence ATGAATGTCCCCAACACCATCTTTATAGACGAAACCACCGAAATTCTTGCCCAGCTCGAGCAGGATGTGGTCTCCCTCGAGCAGTCCCCGCATGATGCAGATCTGCTGAACCGCATGTTCCGCGGGATTCATACCATCAAGGGATCAGGGGGTATGTTCGGGTTTGATTACCTGTCCGAACAGGCCCATGTAATGGAGAATGTGTTCGACCGGCTGCGCGACCGGGAGCTCCAGGTAACCAGGCAGATCATCGATCTGACCCTGCAGGGTATCGATCAGCTCAAGCTGATGCTGCAGGATCCCGACGAGCACCCCCGGACCGCAGGCTGGGATCAGCTGGCCGAGGGCACGACCGGTGCCGCCACAAGCGATGCTCCCCCGGCGACCCCTGACAGCACGGAGGCTACGTTCGGGGTATACCACATCTATTTTCGCCCGGATCCGCAGCTGATGATGCACGGCGCCCGTCCCTTGCTGCTGATTCAGGAGCTGGAGGAACTGGGGGAGGTGCGGGTAACCGCCGATGATGCTGCTATTCCGGATTTCGAGTCGCTTGATCCCGAGCAGTGTCTGTGCAGCTTTGATATCCTGCTGGCCGGCGAGATTCCGGAACAGGATATCCGGGATGTATTCATGTTTGTGGAGCACGGCGCCGAGCTGCGCATTCGGCGGATCGCCATTAGCCAGGATGACCCGCAGGAACTGCCGCGACTGGGCGAGATCCTGCAGCAGCGAACCGGCATCAGCGATGAACAGATGCAGCGTATCCTGGATGAACAGCAGCGCTACCTCAAGCTGGGCGAACTGGCGGTGGCCAAGGGCTACGTGCGCAAAGAGGATGTCGACGGGGCCCTGCAGGAGCAGCGCTTTGTACGTGAACAGGCTGCCCGGCACAGTCAGGCCAGCAGCAGCCTGCGCATCCCCGGTGCCAAGGTGGATGCAGCGGTGAATCTGGTGGGGGAGCTGGTGACCATGCAGGCACGGCTCAGCCGTCGTGCCCATGAACTGCAGGACCCCCTGATGGGGAGCATTGTCGAGGGGCTGGAGCTGCTGGTCGCCGATCTGCGCCAGGGGGTGATGAGCATGCGGCTGGTGCCGCTGCAGGACACCTTTCTGGGGTTTCGCCGACTGGTGCGTGATCTGGCCAACGACACCGGCAAGGCCCTGAATCTGGAGCTCAGCGGCGGCGAGACCGAGATGGACAAGCTGGTGATCGATCGCCTTAAGGGTCCGCTGGTGCACCTGATTCGCAACTGCGCCGATCACGGGATCGAGGGTGCCGAGCAGCGTGCCGGGGCCGGCAAGCCTGTCGAGGGAACCATCAGGATTGCCGCCCGCTACATCGGCTCCCAGGTAGAGATAGAGATCGCCGACGACGGCGGCGGGGTGGATCTGGAGCGAGTGCGCCGCAAGGCGGTCGAGCGCGGCATACTTGCCGAGGGGGAGGTCCTGGAGCCGGGTGATGTGCTGGCAATCCTGGCTGCCCCGGGCTTCAGCACCAGTGAGCAGGTCTCCTCGGTGTCAGGTCGTGGTGTCGGGATGGACGCGGTGCAGATGGAGGTCGAGGCGCTGTCCGGCCAGCTGTCCATGGACAGCACCGAAGGCCAGGGAACGGTCTTTCGCATCCGGCTGCCGCTTACCCTGGCGATTATCGACAGCCTGCTGGTTCGGGTGGGACAGGAGTTTTTTACCATCCATCTGAGCGATGTTGATGAATGCTTTATCCTGCGGGATGCCCCCCAGGTCCTGGGGACCCGGAAAAGGATCACCAGTCACAACGGGGCAGCACTGCCGTATATCGATCTGCGACAGCACCTCGGGCTGCCGGGGACTACCCCGCAGATCGCCAATGTGGTAGTATCGGCCGCCGCCGGTCAGCCGGTCGGGATTGTGGTCGACCAGATCGTCGGCCAGTCGCAGGCAGTGATCAAACCCCTGAGCGGGGCGGTGCACACCGCCCCCGAGATCAGCGGTTCGACCATCCTTGGCGACGGCGGGATATCATTTATCCTGGATATTGTACGACTGGTAGGGAGCCTCTCGTAA
- a CDS encoding PH domain-containing protein — translation MNQQEEWGQALSPRAKTVWAVRSAVIGLGISGATAAAAILWWPQPGVLTGIAAGGALLVLWLVSGSVMVPQVRWRIWRYRIDPDRIQLRRGLLIRTHASIPAARVQHADTSQGPLLRLFGLARVQIFTAGSTHEIPVLPEAAATDLCEQIVAIANRSGDDV, via the coding sequence ATGAATCAACAGGAAGAGTGGGGCCAGGCCCTGTCCCCCCGGGCAAAAACGGTGTGGGCTGTTCGATCAGCAGTCATCGGACTGGGAATCTCCGGCGCAACCGCCGCTGCCGCGATACTGTGGTGGCCGCAGCCAGGTGTGCTGACCGGGATAGCTGCCGGGGGTGCGCTGCTGGTGCTGTGGCTCGTGTCCGGCAGTGTTATGGTGCCGCAGGTTCGCTGGCGCATCTGGCGCTATCGGATCGATCCCGACCGGATTCAGCTGCGCCGCGGGTTGCTGATTCGTACCCACGCCAGTATACCGGCTGCCCGGGTGCAGCATGCCGATACCAGTCAGGGGCCGCTGTTGCGGCTGTTCGGGCTTGCCAGGGTGCAGATATTTACCGCCGGCAGCACCCATGAGATTCCGGTGCTGCCAGAGGCTGCGGCGACCGATCTGTGCGAGCAGATTGTGGCAATTGCCAACCGGAGTGGCGACGATGTCTGA
- a CDS encoding symmetrical bis(5'-nucleosyl)-tetraphosphatase: MASYVVGDVHGRLETLRLLCKQLHFSPHRDRLLFVGDLVNRGPQSVETVAFVRNLGSAAESILGNHDLYLLACADGVLQPRGSDRFAEILQHPAAETTLAYLRRRPLLLTLRRPRTVVVHAGLPAFWSLPEVMARAAAVQLRLRSRLPARRVRLLSRTVRDGEISCPNRHHGPWHYLSLDQAAYTMNLLTGVRLIDPRGTVPLGSKAEQRAVETGGVRFRPWYQRYARHHARSRHAICFGHWASLGGLDQPPFYGLDTNCGGGDRLTARNLDTGELTSVACID; the protein is encoded by the coding sequence ATGGCAAGCTATGTCGTGGGGGATGTCCATGGTCGCCTGGAGACCCTGCGGCTGCTGTGCAAGCAGCTGCATTTCTCCCCGCACCGGGATCGCCTGTTGTTCGTCGGTGACCTGGTAAATCGCGGGCCGCAGTCGGTGGAAACCGTAGCATTTGTCCGCAACCTCGGCAGCGCTGCCGAGAGTATCCTGGGTAATCACGATCTGTATCTGCTGGCCTGCGCCGATGGGGTGCTGCAGCCGCGCGGCAGTGACCGATTTGCAGAGATTCTGCAGCACCCCGCGGCTGAAACCACCCTCGCCTATCTGCGCCGCCGTCCGCTGCTGCTCACCCTGCGCCGGCCCCGGACAGTGGTGGTGCATGCCGGCCTGCCGGCATTCTGGAGCCTGCCCGAGGTGATGGCGCGGGCTGCTGCTGTCCAGCTGCGTCTGCGTTCCCGGCTGCCGGCCCGGCGGGTACGGCTGCTGTCGCGCACGGTACGCGACGGCGAGATCAGCTGTCCCAATCGGCATCACGGCCCCTGGCATTACCTCTCGCTGGACCAGGCCGCCTACACCATGAATCTGCTCACCGGGGTTCGCCTGATCGACCCGCGCGGGACCGTCCCTCTGGGCAGCAAGGCTGAACAGCGGGCAGTCGAGACCGGCGGGGTTCGATTTCGCCCCTGGTATCAGCGGTACGCCCGGCATCATGCGCGTTCACGCCATGCGATCTGCTTCGGCCACTGGGCCAGCCTGGGCGGGCTTGATCAGCCCCCGTTTTACGGCCTGGATACCAACTGCGGCGGCGGCGATCGCCTGACGGCGCGAAACCTGGATACCGGGGAGCTGACCAGTGTGGCCTGCATCGACTAA
- a CDS encoding alpha-amylase family glycosyl hydrolase has product MHTENQQYPRRRLQLLASFFAAAVVLVVAATLSGCATTLPPEEVDWSDWEITEYTPSPDDWRDHVIYFLLIDRFADGDSSNNDLGFGEYDPDNIEYFHGGDIRGMTERLNYLEALGVGAIWHTPQIQNQWLSPDYNGQRFAGYHGYWAHDFFAVDPHFGSMHEYRVFVREAHRRGMYVIQDIVPNHMGDYYSEDGEDLYQDGIPDTPAAPFDGRENASEYFHFSGEDIYSVGFAGLLNALNTDNPYVTGQLIEIFKYWIRETDIDGYRIDTVKYLPMRFWEEFVPAIREYAAELGKENFLVFGEAYEYDDVVNLRLTEADRSIGRYTGSEEQPLFNSMLDFSVTGAMTSVFAGKNLAGSVHRAPNYGSFELLNERFSDEVMQLYSPESRMQRVTFLDNHDMPRFLHRSKLDRDEDRLMLALTALYTLPGIPQLYYGTEQGFHQPEVAFNGRTRGNNRQDLWDSGYRIDGRLFQEIARLAEIRREHPALRYGQFVPHKTDARDGDVWVYSREYQGNRVLVVINRGETWHQLDPGAWLPDGGLELWTGREIPASAAEPARQLEIGPLESLIILPQTGN; this is encoded by the coding sequence ATGCACACAGAAAATCAGCAGTACCCGAGGCGCCGGCTGCAGCTGCTGGCGTCGTTCTTTGCCGCCGCAGTCGTGCTCGTTGTCGCCGCCACGCTATCGGGCTGCGCCACCACCCTCCCGCCCGAGGAGGTTGACTGGAGCGACTGGGAGATCACCGAGTATACCCCGTCGCCGGATGACTGGCGCGATCATGTTATCTACTTTCTGCTGATCGACCGGTTTGCCGACGGTGACAGCAGCAACAACGATCTGGGCTTCGGCGAGTATGATCCCGATAATATCGAGTATTTTCATGGGGGAGATATCCGCGGGATGACCGAGCGCCTGAACTATCTGGAGGCGCTGGGGGTCGGGGCGATCTGGCATACCCCGCAGATACAGAACCAGTGGCTGTCGCCGGACTACAACGGGCAGCGGTTTGCCGGCTACCACGGGTACTGGGCCCACGATTTTTTCGCGGTCGACCCCCACTTTGGCAGCATGCATGAGTACCGGGTATTCGTCCGCGAGGCACACCGGCGCGGGATGTATGTAATCCAGGACATTGTGCCGAACCACATGGGGGACTACTACAGCGAGGACGGCGAGGATCTGTACCAGGACGGCATCCCCGACACCCCTGCCGCCCCGTTCGACGGACGCGAAAATGCCAGTGAGTATTTCCATTTTTCCGGCGAGGACATCTACAGCGTCGGGTTTGCCGGACTGCTGAATGCCCTGAACACCGACAATCCCTATGTAACCGGGCAGCTGATCGAGATCTTCAAGTACTGGATCCGGGAAACCGACATCGACGGCTACCGGATCGACACCGTAAAGTACCTGCCGATGCGATTCTGGGAGGAGTTTGTACCGGCCATCCGCGAATACGCCGCTGAGCTGGGCAAGGAGAACTTTCTGGTGTTTGGCGAGGCCTACGAGTACGATGATGTGGTGAATCTACGGCTGACCGAGGCCGACCGTTCGATCGGGCGCTATACCGGCAGCGAGGAGCAGCCGCTGTTCAACTCGATGCTGGATTTTTCGGTAACCGGGGCCATGACCTCGGTCTTTGCCGGCAAGAACCTGGCCGGATCGGTGCATCGTGCCCCGAACTACGGCTCGTTCGAACTGCTGAATGAGCGATTCTCGGACGAGGTGATGCAGCTGTACAGCCCGGAGAGCCGGATGCAGCGGGTAACCTTTCTGGACAACCACGACATGCCGCGATTTCTGCACCGTTCCAAGCTGGACCGCGACGAGGACCGGCTTATGCTGGCCCTGACGGCCCTGTATACCTTGCCGGGGATCCCGCAGCTGTACTACGGCACCGAGCAGGGATTTCACCAGCCGGAGGTTGCCTTTAACGGCCGCACCCGCGGCAACAATCGCCAGGATCTGTGGGACTCGGGCTACCGGATAGATGGACGACTGTTCCAGGAGATTGCCCGCCTGGCCGAAATTCGCCGCGAGCACCCGGCCCTGCGCTACGGACAGTTTGTGCCACACAAGACCGATGCGCGCGACGGGGATGTCTGGGTCTACTCCCGGGAGTACCAGGGCAACCGCGTGCTCGTGGTAATAAACCGTGGGGAGACCTGGCACCAGCTTGATCCGGGGGCGTGGCTCCCGGACGGCGGGCTGGAGCTGTGGACCGGCCGCGAGATCCCGGCGAGCGCCGCCGAGCCGGCGAGGCAGCTCGAGATCGGCCCGCTGGAATCCCTGATCATCCTGCCGCAGACCGGAAATTGA